The genomic region TCCAAAATGTAAgcgccatttttttttttatcacacactattttatttctttgttgccaCACAATATAAGTAAGATCTGTGTCTCCCTGCTCTTTCTATCACCGTGATTGGAAATAACACCCCTGTGCTTTTGAATGAAGCATTTCACTTTGAAACCTTCCAGATGACACGTAGGGCTGCAAAATTCagagaattttaaaaagttggaaagtttccatgggaattaacaggaatgtatgggaataaacgggaataaagcAGGCATTTACCGCTGAAACCTTTCCATTCAATTAacctcaattcacagttaattcccatggaaactttccaatttggaatatttccaaaattccccagaaTGTCAGTCTGAAACTATCCGAagattttccacccctttgcaaccctaatgaCACATCAAAAGTAAAATGCACTTTGTGTTTTAGTGTCAAACGAAGCTTAttagactgatgtcagcaggcaaATGCATAACGAAAAGCTGGCCGAGCATtattttggagtgtgtgaaTCGCCACAGACCTACGTGTGGGACTAAATAAGTAGTTCACTACAGCGCTTGATAAATGAGGGGCTAGTCAATACTGTGAAAGGCTTGAGTCTAAAGGGACACTCTTAGGTTGGCATGTCACAGTCCTGTCCCTCGTGGAGAACAGCTTCAGGCAGACAGGATCAGGATGAAACAGGGAAAAGCAaacaaactggaactcctgagaAGTGCAAATGCTGTCGCATTAATGAGGAATCTTTGGACGTCAGTGAGTGATCAACATTATTTCAGAGTAACTGCACACAATATTGACACTGATTGCACATTTTTGCACTCCTGCACAGTTTGAGATGTGTAACAATGgtatcctttaaaaaaaactaataaacaCTGTACTCCACAGAATAAGCACTTTGAAGGCGTCTCCTTCCTCTAAGTCATGTTTCAGTCCACCAGATCTAACAGTCTCCATCATAACGCACATTAACTGCATTTATCTGATTCTCAAATAAAGACCCTGGTAAGAGTTGTCTTACACTGTTAATATGGacttttaaatcattttgaaatgtaaaataatatacatttataaatacattGAATGGTGTTTAATTGTTGAAATTCTGAGGTTAATGCCCATTTTAAAAATGAGCTATTCCTCAGCCCTCAGTCAGGAGTTGGAGAACACAAACGCTTGCTTCAGTCAAAGTATACTGCCAACGTTTTTCTTGCATGTTGCATGAAGTAATCACGTAACAACATGCATGAATATATATTACTTCTTGGAGTGGAATATTTGAGCCGAACTTTGAGCAGTGTTGAatttagtgtttgttttcattcctCTTCAGTCGTGTGTCTTCTCGGCACCATAACAGCTTACAAATGAAATGTTGAAGCTACATGAGCAGTGACTCGGTGTGGTGACAGAGCGTGATGGAGGGTGAATGTGGCTTGtttttaacctgttttttttatcagctaCAAGAGAGCAGAGTCGTAATTAAAGGGCAGGATGATCTCAGAGATTTTCTCTTAGTcataatgattttaaaaaatcagagaaaataaTGAGGAATGTTGGCTTTGGCACCAGTCAGCTGGTGgagaagatagagagagagagagaaaaacgtCCCCTACACCTGTAGAACCTGTCATATGCTATCACACAGGAAGTGTCAGTGTCCTGAAGGTCCTGAGGGTCCTGAAGGTCCTGAAGGTCCTGAAGGTCCTGAAGGCGAGGGGAACCTCGATAGAATCCTGTCCACCAGCTCCAGGTGTCTTTCATAGTTTTCTCTGCTGATCCGTTCGTGCATGTCCACCAGCTGACACATCAGATTGTTCTGCATTTCTTTCTCGTGGTCCATGAGCCTCTGCAGTCGGGCGTCTTCCTGTGCCTGCATGGACGCGTCCATCTCTCTGAGCTGAGAGACCGTCGCTTTCACCAAGGTGGAGACTTGATCCATCACtgttgttttccttctctttgaTGGAACCTTGTAAGCTGAAAatcaagagggagagagagagagagagagagagagagagagagagagagagagagagagagagagagagagagagagagagagagagagagagagagagagagagggagaggagcctGTCAGGTACAGGACAGTGACACACTTTTAttggtctttttttctttacacttgACATGAAAATAGACTCGTCACGAGGTTAAGGAGATAACACCGGAGTATTCTCATTCAAATGAACATAAAATGTTATATCTGATAGCAAAGATGGAaaatttactttactttattttttactttttatccgtgcaataacttaccttactatCGATTCATAAGATAGAAATGTAGAAGTGTGTATAGGGTATATATATCTGCTATAATatcttttatttgatcttattttatattcaccttatcattattattattattattattattattattattatcatcataattattattattattattattattatcatgtttgttattattattattataactattattattattattactatcattattattattattactatcattattataactattattattataactattattattattattataactattattatcattattattataactattattattattactattattattattattataactattataactattattattattataactattattattataactattattattataactattattattataacaattattattattgttattattattattattataataactattattattattattgttgttattattattattataactagtattattattatcattattataatcattattattattattacaactattattattattattattataataactattattattattcttatcattattataactattattattataactagtattattattatcattattattatcattattattattattataactattattattattattattattataactattattattattattattattataactattattattattattaacattattataactattattattattattattatcataattataactattattattattattattataactattattgttatatttattattatcatttttattataattattattatcattattattattataactattattattattataattattattattattattattgtatctatctatctatctgtctgtctgtctgtctgtctgtctgtccgtctgtctgtctgtctgtctgtctgtctatctatctatctatctatctatctatctatctatctatctatctatctatctatctatctatctatctgctGCTGACTGTTTGACCATTAAGCGCACAAtgattaaatttaaattatttaggCACTGTAATTTTAACCAATACAAACTAGTATCTGCATATAACTGATGaatattcatgtatttttaGGTTGGGAGGAACAGAAGACATCTTAGGATACTTTGAGAAAGCAGAGGGACACATGCTTCCTTGACTTGCTGCTATTTTTAGAAACGGTGCACAatttcagattttgtttttaactttgaataTTTGGGGCATCTTAGTAACCCTCGAGGAAAAGCTCTATGGCTTTTAACTTGAAgtcatttccttttagccctggactgcattacaacttttataactttaatgatcattgttttagcatcatctttatttttattctctctttttcttttataattattttcttttatcttatttttctagtatttgtttgtttgatttaattgacttatttaattgttatttttaaagtatttcatatcacattccttTATCTTGTTTCAGTCTTGTAAGTttttatctgttgctgttgttttctgtctctctgttcttttgtgaagcactttgaactgCATGCTTGAACATATGAACGGTGCTATATAAACACAAATGAGCTGAGTAtactattttctgtttttttctgtttcccaCAAAATATTCAGttaataatcattaaaaaaagcatTTATTTTCTCCTGTAGGTGATTCAAATAACTTGTTCAAAATAGGCTACACTTTAAAATCCAGTAGGATGAAAAATATACACATTATTAATAGAAAAAGACtgatagctgatgttattgttgttgtttacttgcCTTTACTCTCTGCATGCACTTTGCTATGTCATTAACATCATAAGACTATGTACCATCACCTGTTGATTTTCAGGAGGCTTGCAAATAAGGGTCATAAAACAGCTGAATGACTTGTCAATGCATGATTGAACTAATCTTAGGTTAAAGCAGAAGTATGTTTACATTAGTGCAAGAACAACTCTCTGTATAAGGTTATGATACTAGAATGTATTCAAGAAGTGGTGCACTTTCACCCACTCCAGGTCCACCCATGTGTGGTGTGAGACCACTCTTCTCATCCATGTGTGATAACAGCAGCTGTACTCACAGGCATTGACAGGCTGTAGCGGTTCTGATGGGCTGTACtgctcctcctcgtcctctgcCTCCACTGGACCCAGATGCTTGTTGATCTCTTGGTCGTCCACGTCGTCCCAGAGGCCGACCACGACCTCGTGATGCTCGTCgctgatggagagaggaggaggaggaggatgaggaggatgaggaggagagagctgcTGCGAGGGTGGGCGTGAAGGAGGGGGCGAGGGGCTCCTGTGCCGCTTCAGTGGAGCCCCCGCGGGGCCGTTCCCGAAAGCCCAGTGGCACAGGTCGTAGAACGGCCAGTTGACGCGGTCGCAGCCGGTCCGGACCTTCTGCTGGTGGTACCTGAGGTAATGCTTCCTCAGGGACTTGAGTTTGCTGATAACCTGCATATGTGTCCTGTACACCCCCCTCTCCGACAGCAGTTTGCTCATTCTCTGGTAGACCACCGAGTCCTTCACGGTGCCCGTGATCAGGTGCCGGATCTGCTCCGAGGCACGGATCGTCAAAAGTTCTCGGATTTCATTCTCCTGCCAATTATGGACCTTATTCATAATTCCGCGATCAAGCGAACCAACTTAATCATAAACACTTCCCGTGTATCTTTTCCAGCTTTACGTCACTTTAACGCGCCGGAAGTCGACGTGCTGTGACGTAGATTATTGTGACACCAGTGATCAAAAATGATCTAAAAGAGGATTCCTCAGCTTTAATTATTCAGTAGAAATCCTTCTGTATTCAATTAATAAAAGACATCGATGTAAGCCTTCAGTGAATCTTATACTGAGACAGTTATTCATCTATTCTAATGTCTACATAACGAAGGCCTACTTTTAAATTAGAGCAAGACttgtagatttatttttatgttatttgtaaTTTCAAGCTTCTtctagatttttttcttttttgaccaatttaattttaatgtgaCATCTATGGAAATTTTTATATGgatattttattataaacttAATATTTCTGGCAAAGTTTAAAActtgtaaataaatgtatatgatAGAGTATGATAGAGTACGGCAGCGTTTTATTTCTTATGTGAAGAGATTGACTATGCCACTTGATCCATGAAAGAGGGTGTGGCTGtgtgaaaacacaaactctgtGATCTGGTGcacttttacatttatttttacattagttatttatatatttctcctctttattattcttattcttcttcttattcttattcctattcttcttcttcttcttcttcttcttcttcttcttcttattattattattagtagtagtagtagtagaagtagtagtttcattattattattattattattattagtagtagtagtagtagtagtagtagtagtagaagtagtagtttcattattattattattattattagtagtagtagtagtagtagtagtagtagtagtatcattattattattattattattattattattattattattatggtcagtactactattatttattttcttgttttgtgtgtttgtttttataataatcTTTTTCCCATTGCTGTCCTGACTGAAAGCCAGTtgtatctatttttgttttctcattatttattatttctatggTGTCTATGTTGTATTTGGTCTTTGTCTGTATGGAAAATTCAGTTAATACactgtgacaaaaaaacaaacaaaaaaacatataaatgtaaatttacCAAGTTAAAACCCTCACTTTCttgctttaaagaaagaaactaattcaaacattgaaacagataTCTCAAAAGCCCTTAGACAGAATTTGTGATTCCTGTttaaggttttttattttaaatagcCTTTCAGCTACTGTAAACTATGACTGTTTTTGCACCTGTTGTCTTGACGCCTTATTTTCTTAGCTTTTGATTGATAATATTTCTTacatttctttctgttcttatcatttaaatatgttttattacaTATGTTTTTAACTTATGTGATTATACTGTTTGTTTAAACTATTTGTGAATAACTTTGAAATGGAGatcattacaaataaaaaaagatgtatgcagtttactttttaaaaatcttctCTTTCAACCCAATATTCATCAGTTTTAGAAATTAAACTCAGGTGCAGGACTGAAAGCCATCAGTActgtggctgggaagt from Notolabrus celidotus isolate fNotCel1 chromosome 11, fNotCel1.pri, whole genome shotgun sequence harbors:
- the LOC117821923 gene encoding transcription factor jun-D-like translates to MNKVHNWQENEIRELLTIRASEQIRHLITGTVKDSVVYQRMSKLLSERGVYRTHMQVISKLKSLRKHYLRYHQQKVRTGCDRVNWPFYDLCHWAFGNGPAGAPLKRHRSPSPPPSRPPSQQLSPPHPPHPPPPPLSISDEHHEVVVGLWDDVDDQEINKHLGPVEAEDEEEQYSPSEPLQPVNASYKVPSKRRKTTVMDQVSTLVKATVSQLREMDASMQAQEDARLQRLMDHEKEMQNNLMCQLVDMHERISRENYERHLELVDRILSRFPSPSGPSGPSGPSGPSGPSGH